TGTTTGAACTGGCCCAACAAAACTACTCATGCAGTCAAATTTTAATGATAATGGGTTTGGAATCCCAGGGTAAGAATAATGACGATTTGGTTAGATCCATGGCAGGTTTGGCCGGTGGCATGGGCTTTTCCGGCGAAAGCTGTGGGGCTTTAACCGGTGGTGCCTGCCTCTTGGGCTTTTATGCATATCCCCATGACAGGTTTGACTTAATGGTTGCAGAACTGGTTGACTGGTTTAAAGAAGAGATAGGAGCCCAGTACGGTGGCATTAACTGCGCCGACATTTTAGGCGATGAACTGCAGTACAAGACAGTGTCTGTGGGCTGTGGCAGCATTGTTTCCGGAACCTTTGATAAGGTTAAAGAAATTTTGCTGGAGAATGGAATTAACCCCAGTGAGGCAAGGTCGTGACCAAGGTAGGCAGAAAAATCTTGATGGAGACAGCAAGCGTATGCCCCCTATGTTTAAAAAAAATACCGGCCCGCAGGGAAATGCATGGAAACAGTGTTTTTTTAGTTAAAGAATGCCAGGAACACGGTACCTTTAAAACTATTCTTTGGAGGAACTCCCCGACGTCACCGGATTACCAAAATTGGGCCAGACCCAAAATACCCAGCCAACCGCCGGTTTCTTTTACAGAGGTCAAAAGGGGCTGCCCCTTTGACTGCGGCCTATGTCCGGATCACAGGCAGCATTCTTGTACGGTATTGCTGGAAATAACCGCCAGGTGCAATTTGGGCTGTGCCTTTTGTTTTGCCAATGCCGGTGACAATATAACCAAAGATGCCGACCTTGATGTTATTAAGGGTTGGTATGAAAAGATAATTTTAGCCGGTGGCCCCTACAACATTCAGCTGTCCGGCGGGGAACCCACCGTTAGGGATGATTTGCCTGAAATAATCAGCATGGGTAGGTCCCTGGGTTTTAATTTTATCCAGCTAAACACCAACGGTTTGCGATTGGCGGAGGAGCCCTCCTTTGTGAAAAAATGCAAGGATGCCGGCTTAACTTCTGTATTTCTGCAATTTGACGGAACAGACGATGAAATCTATACTGCCCTAAGGGGCCGGCCTATTTTAAAGGAAAAGCTAGCCGCCATTGAGCATTGCGCCGAAAACAACATCGGAGTAGTTTTGGTACCCACGCTGGTGCCGGGGGTTAACCTGCATAACATTGGGGCAATTATTGACCTGGCCCTTAATTATTTGCCGACTGTCAGGGGGGTGCATTTTCAGCCGGTCAGTTATTTCGGCCGCTATCCCCAACCGCCCGGCGACAGTGACCGCATCACCATACCGGAGGTTATTAAGGAAATAGCAAGTCAAAGCAAGGGTAGAATTAGTATGGACGCTTTTAAACCGCCGGGCTGTGAAAATGCCCTTTGCTCCTTTCACGGGAACTTTATATTGATGCCCCATGGAGAGCTAAGACCTTGGACCAAACATGAGGGATGCTGTGGTACGGCAGAAAGGGCCGAAAAGGGAGCTGTTAAAGCCAGGAAGTTTGTGGCCAAGTACTGGTCGGCACCGGAGGAAAAGCCCGGCTCCTTAATTAATAGTGGGGGGGAATTTGCCCTTTGGGACCTTTTTATTGAAAGAAGCCGCACCCACTCATTCAGCATTTCCGGCATGGCTTTCCAAGACGCTTGGAATTTGGATTTAGAAAGGCTTAGGGATTGCTGTATCCATGTTATGTCTCAGCAGGGCAAACTAATACCCTTCTGTGCCTATAACTTAACCAACAGTAAGGGACAACCGCTGTACCGTTAAAGGAGGAAGGACAATGAGGGTTACTCCCCTGCATAGCTGGATAGCCGGTAAACTGGGAGTTTCTGACACCTTGTTAACAAGGGAAACCATTGCCCGTTACCAACTGTTAAAAGTACAGCAAACCTTGGAGTTGGCAGTTAACCGCAGCTTGTTTTATCAAAAATTGCTGGCCGGATTTAGGGGAAAGATAAATAAACTGGCAGATTTAAAGGACTTACCCTTTACCACCGCAGAAGATATTAGGAAGAGGCCCCTGCATTTCCTATGCGTTTCTCAAGATGAAATTAACCGGGTCGTAACGCTGCACAGTTCCGGCACCACCGGAGAGCCAAAGAGACTGTTCTTTACCAAAGAAGATCAGGAGTTAACAGTTGATTTTTTTCGTGTTGGCATGTCCACCCTGGTGGGGCCGGGGGACAGGGTGCTCATTTTGCTGCCGGGCAGCCGGCCGGGCAGTGTCGGAGACCTGTTGGCAAAGGCGCTAGAAAGATTTGGAGTTAATGCCCTTCCCCACGGCCCGGTGCAGGACGCCGGGCGCACCCTAAGGGTGGTGCAGGAGGAAGGCATCAATGCCCTGGTGGGTATACCGACCCAGGTGCTGGCCCTGGCAAGGTTTAAGGGTGCAGCCCGCAGCAGTATACCCCTGAGGCTAAAGAGTGTACTTCTCAGCACTGATTACGTTTCTCAAGCCATTCGCCGCCAGCTGCAGCTAACCTGGGGCTGCCAGGTGTATGCCCATTACGGCATGACCGAAATGGGGCTTGGGGGCGGGGTAGAATGTCAAGCCAGGGACGGATACCATCTGAGGGAAGCTGACCTATACTTTGAGATAATAAATCCCGCTACCCTTAAACCGGTTGAGGAAGGAGAAGAGGGTGAGGTGGTTTTTACCACCCTTACCAGGAGGGGGATGCCTTTGATCCGCTACCGCACCGGCGATTGGGCAAGGTTTATGCCCGGCCGATGCAGTTGCGGAACAGTATTAAGAAGAATGGGCATGGTAACCGGTCGTGTCAGAGGCACAGTTCAGCTGGCAGGTGGCTCTTTGACCATGGGCCAATTGGATGAGGCCCTTTTCGGGGTTCAATCACTGCTTAATTTTGAGGCCAGCCTATCATGTTCCCATGGTAAAGATAGGTTAACCATCAGCCCCATAATAAACAGTGAGTTTGATGACAGCATTTGCCAAGAAATCAGATTGGCTTTAAACACCATTCCCACCATCAAAAGGGCGGTAGACAGCGGTAACTTAGAGATAGACATCTCACGGCAACCGAACCATTTTACTGACACCGCCGCAAAGCGTTCCATTAAAGATCTAAGAAAAGGGTGAGGTTAATATGAACAGCTTGTATCAGTCTATGTTGCAATTGCTGGAAGGGGGAGAAAGCTTTGTACAGGCCACCATTCTGGCACAGTCCGGTTCTGCCCCCCGCACCGCCGGTGCAAAAATGATTATTAGGGCGGATAAATCCATAATCGGCACCATCGGCGGAGGACTGGTGGAGGCGAAGGTTCAGCAGTTGGCTGCGGAAGTTTTTAAAACCAGAAAGGCTGTGACCAAAGAATTTAACCTTTCGGGCAGTGATGCAGATATGGATATGATCTGCGGTGGTAATCTGGAAGTTTTGGTTCAATATATGGATGCCTCCAAGGAACAATTGCTTGCTATCTATCGAGAAATTATCAAGGCCATAGAAAACAGAAAAAGAATTGTTTTGGTAACCCCCCTTGCCGACTCCGCAATGGAAGGCAGCCATTCTTTTATAGTAAAGGAAGAAGGCACGCTTATTGGTACCTTTACGGTGCCGGCAGAATGGTTAAGTAAGTTTGCAAGCTGCACCACAGACAGGTACCCGCAAGTATTGAATATAAATGAAAAGCGTTTTCTGGTGGAGCCCGTCAGCACCTATGGCACGGTGTATATATTTGGTGCCGGTCACGTATCACAGAAACTGGCCCAATTAACAACTCTGGTGGATTTCAGAACGGTAGTTTTGGATGACAGAAAAGAGTTTGCCAACTCTGAGCGCTTTCCCACTGCAGATGAGGTGCTGGTGGTGGAGCACTTTGAGCGGGCATTTGAAAGCATACAATTGGAGCAGGAAAGTTACCTGGTAATAGTAACCAGGGGGCATGCCCACGATAAGACGGTGCTGGCCCAGGCTCTCAATACCAATGCCCGGTATATCGGTATGATTGGTAGCAGGAGAAAGAGGGATACAATTTACCGCGCCCTTTTAAATGAAGGGTTCTCCGAGGAGGATATTAAAAGGGTATACTGTCCCATCGGTTTAGAGATTGATGCCGAGACACCGGAGGAAATTGCCGTCAGCATAACGGCAGAATTAATTAAGGTGCGGGCAGGGCGTTGTTAATGGTCCATGGGAAAAACATTGCGGCGCTAATTATAGCGGCGGGCTTGTCTTCACGCATGGGTAGCTTTAAACCCCTATTGCCCTTGGGTGAAGGCACGGTTATTGAAAAGTCGGTGGCTTTATTTAGGATGGCGGGCATCGAGGATGTGACTGTGGTAACCGGCCACCGGTCTAAAGAACTGTTGCCGGTACTAACTCCGCTGGGAGTTAATCTTGTCTTTAACAGGGATTACTCCAAAGGAATGTTTTCATCCGTTAAAGCCGGCGTAGCCAGCCTAAAACCGTCCTTGCAGGCCTTTTTCTTTTTACCCGGGGATATACCCTTTGTGCAGCCACAAACTGTCATATCCATGCTGGAAACCTTTAGCAAAGGGCGGTCAGGCATTATATACCCTTGTTTTAAAGGCGAACGTGGGCATCCCCCCCTTATTTCCACAGCATATAAAGATAGTATTCTATCCTGGCATGGGGAGGGGGGGTTGCGGGCTTTGCTGCAAGAAATTGAAACTGATGCGGTGGATGTTGAGGTAGAGGATGGGGGAATATTGCAGGACCTGGATACACCCGAGGATTATCTAAGGCTTTATAAAAGCTTTGGTAGTTATACAGTGCCCACTGAGGAGCAGTGTTTAATGATATTAAACAAGTCAAGGGTATCGGAGCAGGTGTTGCGCCACTGCAGGGCTGTGGCCCTGGTGGCGGAAAAAATAGCCCTCTCTTTACACGCTGCAGGCCATAAATTAGATCTTGCTTTAGTTGCGTCTGCTGCCCTGCTACATGATATAGCAAAGGGTGAAAAAAACCATGCCCATCTGGGAGCAAAGCGCCTGTGCCAGTTGGGCTATCCCGCTGTGGCGGAAATTGTAGCAAAGCATATGGATATTGTGATGGATGGCCAAGTTACCATTGATGAGGCCGCTGTTGTTTATCTGGCTGATAAACTGGTAAAAAGGGATAAGGCTGTTACCCTGGAGCAGAGATTTAAACACTCAATTGAGAGATATTCATCAAATCCCATCGCCAGGGAGGCCGTAAGCAGGCGATTATGCCTAGCAATGGAGATCAAGAAAGAGATTGAAAGGAAAATATCCCAACCACTGGAAAATGTTATAAAATAATTAAGGAGCCTGGGCATGGTACAAAGAAACATCTACTTAATTAGGCACGGGGCAATAGATAACAAGGGCAGCAAAAGATTTATCGGACAGATCGACTTACCCATCAATGCCGAGGGAATTGCCCAAGCAAAAGGTTTAAAAGGCCGGCTGAGGGACGTCGGTTTAAGTGCTGTTTTTTGCAGTGATTTAAAGCGTTCCATTGAGACGGCAGAGATAATTGCTGAAGAATATGACTTCAAGCCGATTGTTAACCGGCGGCTAAGGGAAATTTCCCTGGGGAAGTGGGATGGACAAAGCTTTGATGAAATACGCCGTCGGTTTCCCAAAGAATTTGATCAGCGGGGCAAAGATATTTTCAACTTTTGCCCACCCGATGGAGAAAGTTTTAAGATATGTAGTGAGCGGGTGTTGGCTGAATATAAAAATATTTTGCAGTCCACCTCCGGCAATATCCTAATTGTTGGTCATGCCGGGGTAAACCGCATAATATTATGCCATCTGTTAGGTATGCCAATGGAAAACCTTTTTCGCATCGGACAGGACTATGGGTGTTTAAATATAATCAGCTACCTTGACAAAGAAAAATACAGCATTAAATTGTTGAACCAGACTTTGTAAGCCTTACTTAAAGCCCCGGGTTACCCGAGGCTTTTTTCAGTGGGCCCATGGCATGGAAGGGTGGCCAGGCCATCAAAAGGGTTATTCCCTTTTTAATTTTGACAGTAT
This genomic interval from Desulfofalx alkaliphila DSM 12257 contains the following:
- a CDS encoding DVU_1555 family C-GCAxxG-C-C protein, whose translation is MSDEMFRMFELAQQNYSCSQILMIMGLESQGKNNDDLVRSMAGLAGGMGFSGESCGALTGGACLLGFYAYPHDRFDLMVAELVDWFKEEIGAQYGGINCADILGDELQYKTVSVGCGSIVSGTFDKVKEILLENGINPSEARS
- a CDS encoding XdhC family aldehyde oxidoreductase maturation factor — protein: MNSLYQSMLQLLEGGESFVQATILAQSGSAPRTAGAKMIIRADKSIIGTIGGGLVEAKVQQLAAEVFKTRKAVTKEFNLSGSDADMDMICGGNLEVLVQYMDASKEQLLAIYREIIKAIENRKRIVLVTPLADSAMEGSHSFIVKEEGTLIGTFTVPAEWLSKFASCTTDRYPQVLNINEKRFLVEPVSTYGTVYIFGAGHVSQKLAQLTTLVDFRTVVLDDRKEFANSERFPTADEVLVVEHFERAFESIQLEQESYLVIVTRGHAHDKTVLAQALNTNARYIGMIGSRRKRDTIYRALLNEGFSEEDIKRVYCPIGLEIDAETPEEIAVSITAELIKVRAGRC
- a CDS encoding DVU_1551 family NTP transferase, producing the protein MVHGKNIAALIIAAGLSSRMGSFKPLLPLGEGTVIEKSVALFRMAGIEDVTVVTGHRSKELLPVLTPLGVNLVFNRDYSKGMFSSVKAGVASLKPSLQAFFFLPGDIPFVQPQTVISMLETFSKGRSGIIYPCFKGERGHPPLISTAYKDSILSWHGEGGLRALLQEIETDAVDVEVEDGGILQDLDTPEDYLRLYKSFGSYTVPTEEQCLMILNKSRVSEQVLRHCRAVALVAEKIALSLHAAGHKLDLALVASAALLHDIAKGEKNHAHLGAKRLCQLGYPAVAEIVAKHMDIVMDGQVTIDEAAVVYLADKLVKRDKAVTLEQRFKHSIERYSSNPIAREAVSRRLCLAMEIKKEIERKISQPLENVIK
- the trsS gene encoding radical SAM (seleno)protein TrsS; protein product: METASVCPLCLKKIPARREMHGNSVFLVKECQEHGTFKTILWRNSPTSPDYQNWARPKIPSQPPVSFTEVKRGCPFDCGLCPDHRQHSCTVLLEITARCNLGCAFCFANAGDNITKDADLDVIKGWYEKIILAGGPYNIQLSGGEPTVRDDLPEIISMGRSLGFNFIQLNTNGLRLAEEPSFVKKCKDAGLTSVFLQFDGTDDEIYTALRGRPILKEKLAAIEHCAENNIGVVLVPTLVPGVNLHNIGAIIDLALNYLPTVRGVHFQPVSYFGRYPQPPGDSDRITIPEVIKEIASQSKGRISMDAFKPPGCENALCSFHGNFILMPHGELRPWTKHEGCCGTAERAEKGAVKARKFVAKYWSAPEEKPGSLINSGGEFALWDLFIERSRTHSFSISGMAFQDAWNLDLERLRDCCIHVMSQQGKLIPFCAYNLTNSKGQPLYR
- the cobC gene encoding alpha-ribazole phosphatase; the protein is MVQRNIYLIRHGAIDNKGSKRFIGQIDLPINAEGIAQAKGLKGRLRDVGLSAVFCSDLKRSIETAEIIAEEYDFKPIVNRRLREISLGKWDGQSFDEIRRRFPKEFDQRGKDIFNFCPPDGESFKICSERVLAEYKNILQSTSGNILIVGHAGVNRIILCHLLGMPMENLFRIGQDYGCLNIISYLDKEKYSIKLLNQTL
- a CDS encoding DVU_1553 family AMP-dependent CoA ligase, producing the protein MRVTPLHSWIAGKLGVSDTLLTRETIARYQLLKVQQTLELAVNRSLFYQKLLAGFRGKINKLADLKDLPFTTAEDIRKRPLHFLCVSQDEINRVVTLHSSGTTGEPKRLFFTKEDQELTVDFFRVGMSTLVGPGDRVLILLPGSRPGSVGDLLAKALERFGVNALPHGPVQDAGRTLRVVQEEGINALVGIPTQVLALARFKGAARSSIPLRLKSVLLSTDYVSQAIRRQLQLTWGCQVYAHYGMTEMGLGGGVECQARDGYHLREADLYFEIINPATLKPVEEGEEGEVVFTTLTRRGMPLIRYRTGDWARFMPGRCSCGTVLRRMGMVTGRVRGTVQLAGGSLTMGQLDEALFGVQSLLNFEASLSCSHGKDRLTISPIINSEFDDSICQEIRLALNTIPTIKRAVDSGNLEIDISRQPNHFTDTAAKRSIKDLRKG